A part of Citrifermentans bremense genomic DNA contains:
- the secE gene encoding preprotein translocase subunit SecE yields the protein MLAKAKTFFEDVQAELAKVTWPTRKETISTAQVVVVIIVIISLYLGACDVVLTKLIRSILR from the coding sequence GTGCTCGCTAAAGCCAAGACTTTTTTTGAGGACGTACAGGCGGAGCTTGCCAAGGTGACTTGGCCGACCCGCAAGGAGACCATCTCTACAGCTCAGGTAGTCGTCGTCATCATCGTGATCATCTCTCTATATCTTGGCGCCTGCGACGTGGTCCTTACTAAGCTCATCAGGTCGATTCTTCGCTAG
- the rpmG gene encoding 50S ribosomal protein L33, with protein MPRDIITLGCTECKQRNYTTTKNKKNTPQKLEFNKYCRFCQKHTLHKETK; from the coding sequence ATGCCTAGAGACATCATCACCCTTGGTTGCACCGAGTGCAAACAGCGTAACTATACGACCACCAAGAACAAGAAAAATACGCCGCAGAAACTGGAGTTCAACAAGTACTGCCGTTTCTGCCAGAAGCACACTCTGCACAAGGAAACTAAATAG
- the tuf gene encoding elongation factor Tu, whose product MAKAKFERTKPHVNIGTIGHVDHGKTTLTAAITKVLAGKGQAEFKAFDQIDNAPEERERGITIATAHVEYETDKRHYAHVDCPGHADYVKNMITGAAQMDGAILVVSAADGPMPQTREHILLARQVGVPYIVVFLNKADMVDDEELLELVELEVRELLSSYDFPGDDIPIIKGSALKGLEGDQGELGEQAIMKLMEAVDTYIPEPQRAIDKPFLMPVEDVFSISGRGTVATGRVERGIVKVGEEVEIVGMKATTKTTVTGVEMFRKLLDEGRAGDNIGALLRGVKREEIERGQVLAKPGSITPHTKFKAEAYILSKEEGGRHTPFFNGYRPQFYFRTTDVTGVVDLEAGVEMVMPGDNVSVTVNLITPIAMDEGLRFAIREGGRTVGAGVVASIIE is encoded by the coding sequence ATGGCTAAAGCTAAATTCGAAAGAACTAAACCGCATGTGAACATAGGGACCATCGGTCACGTCGACCACGGCAAGACCACCCTGACCGCGGCAATCACCAAGGTACTCGCAGGCAAAGGCCAGGCCGAGTTCAAGGCATTCGACCAGATCGACAACGCTCCGGAAGAGCGCGAGCGTGGTATCACCATCGCGACCGCCCACGTCGAGTACGAAACCGACAAGCGTCACTACGCTCACGTCGACTGCCCGGGCCACGCCGACTACGTAAAGAACATGATCACCGGTGCGGCGCAGATGGACGGCGCTATCCTGGTTGTTTCCGCAGCAGACGGCCCGATGCCGCAGACCCGTGAGCACATCCTGCTCGCACGTCAGGTTGGCGTCCCCTACATCGTCGTGTTCCTGAACAAGGCCGACATGGTGGACGACGAAGAGCTCCTCGAGCTGGTCGAGCTGGAAGTTCGCGAACTCCTCTCCTCCTACGACTTCCCGGGCGACGATATCCCCATCATCAAGGGTTCCGCTCTGAAAGGGCTCGAGGGTGACCAGGGCGAGCTGGGCGAGCAGGCCATCATGAAGCTGATGGAAGCTGTCGACACCTACATCCCGGAGCCGCAGCGCGCCATCGACAAGCCCTTCCTGATGCCGGTCGAGGACGTTTTCTCCATCTCCGGTCGCGGTACCGTCGCAACCGGTCGTGTAGAGCGCGGGATTGTGAAGGTCGGCGAAGAGGTCGAGATCGTCGGCATGAAAGCCACCACCAAGACCACCGTAACCGGCGTCGAGATGTTCCGTAAGCTCCTCGACGAAGGCCGCGCAGGCGACAACATCGGCGCACTGCTCCGCGGCGTGAAGCGTGAAGAGATCGAGCGCGGCCAGGTTCTGGCCAAGCCGGGCTCCATCACCCCGCACACCAAGTTCAAGGCAGAAGCCTACATCCTCTCCAAAGAGGAAGGCGGCCGCCACACCCCGTTCTTCAACGGTTACCGTCCGCAGTTCTACTTCAGGACCACCGACGTGACCGGCGTGGTTGACCTTGAGGCTGGCGTAGAGATGGTCATGCCGGGCGACAACGTCTCGGTGACCGTCAACCTGATCACCCCGATCGCGATGGACGAAGGTCTGCGTTTCGCAATCCGCGAAGGCGGCCGTACCGTCGGCGCAGGTGTTGTAGCCTCCATCATCGAGTAA
- the nusG gene encoding transcription termination/antitermination protein NusG: MAHKWYGVHTYSGFENKVRLSLAERIKNLEMEEFFGEILIPCETVVELKKGEKKTSSRKFFPGYILVNMELNDDTWHVVKETAKVTGFVGGNNPFPIPDDEVAKITKRMEEGAEKPRPKVLFEVGETVRVIDGPFLNFSGVVEDVKPDKGKLKVMVSIFGRATPVELEFMQVEKQ, from the coding sequence ATGGCACATAAATGGTACGGCGTACACACCTACTCCGGATTCGAGAACAAGGTGCGCCTCTCGCTTGCCGAGCGCATCAAGAACCTCGAAATGGAGGAGTTCTTCGGCGAGATCCTGATCCCGTGCGAAACCGTCGTCGAACTGAAAAAGGGGGAGAAGAAGACTTCATCCAGGAAGTTCTTCCCCGGCTACATCCTGGTCAACATGGAATTGAACGACGACACCTGGCACGTGGTCAAGGAGACCGCAAAAGTGACCGGGTTCGTCGGAGGCAACAACCCCTTCCCGATACCGGACGACGAAGTCGCCAAGATCACGAAGAGGATGGAGGAGGGCGCCGAGAAGCCCCGCCCCAAGGTCCTCTTCGAGGTGGGCGAGACGGTGCGGGTCATCGACGGACCATTCCTCAACTTCTCCGGCGTAGTCGAGGACGTGAAGCCCGACAAGGGGAAACTCAAGGTCATGGTAAGCATCTTCGGGCGCGCCACCCCGGTCGAGCTCGAGTTCATGCAGGTAGAAAAGCAGTAG